One region of Triticum aestivum cultivar Chinese Spring chromosome 6B, IWGSC CS RefSeq v2.1, whole genome shotgun sequence genomic DNA includes:
- the LOC123134495 gene encoding probable peroxygenase 5, giving the protein MGAGQRMASPPAAVAVPLLLLFVVPFWSHVASAHGGASAWTTALQKHVAFFDADNDGIVSFSETEQGLRAIGLGAAEATVKATLINGVIGPKTRPENATTSKLSIYIENIHQGIHGSDSGSYDAQGRFVPVKFNEIFTKHAKVEPNAVNESELEAMRTANRKDGDDIGRAASKAEWDLLYSLAKDKDGFLHKDNARTVFDDTLFVQLAKKGGSSRN; this is encoded by the exons ATGGGCGCCGGCCAGCGTATGGCGTCTCCGCCTGCGGCGGTGGCCGTGCCTCTCCTGCTTCTGTTCGTCGTGCCCTTCT GGAGCCATGTGGCGTCGGCGCACGGCGGCGCTTCGGCCTGGACGACGGCGCTGCAGAAGCACGTGGCGTTCTTCGACGCCGACAACGACGGCATCGTTTCCTTCTCCGAGACCGAGCAAG GGCTTCGAGCCATCGGTCTTGGAGCTGCCGAGGCCACCGTCAAGGCAACCTTGATCAACGGAGTCATCGGACCCAAGACCAGACCT GAAAATGCTACGACGTCGAAGTTGTCAATATACATAGAGAACATCCACCAAGGGATCCACGGAAGTGACAGCGGCTCGTACGATGCTCAAGGAAG GTTTGTTCCCGTGAAGTTCAACGAGATATTcaccaagcatgccaaggtcgAACCGAACGCTGTGAACGAGAGCGAGCTGGAGGCGATGCGCACCGCGAACAGGAAGGACGGCGACGACATAGGAAG GGCGGCGTCGAAGGCGGAGTGGGACTTGCTGTACAGCCTCGCCAAGGACAAGGACGGCTTCCTTCACAAGGACAACGCACGCACCGTCTTCGACGACACCCTCTTCGTTCAGCTGGCGAAGAAGGGCGGCTCGTCTCGAAATTAA